GTATGTGAttagtcatatcccattttaatggATTTGAAATATTAATGAGAAGCATTTCTCAAATTTCTAAACCTTCTAAAATAATGTGAAATCATTTAATCCACATTTcatttaatattataatactaAGGTGCACGTGGGTTATATAAGTCTGGAGTGAAAAGACTCTAATTGCTTCCCCAGCAAGATTAACTCAAAGACTTTCTCTTCTCCCATTCACACTTCAACTTTCCCTAGAATTTAAACATCTTTTTTGTGAATAGTGGTTCTAGAAGTTAAGAAGAAAGTCCACGGTCTGATGTTCTAGACCCTCCCTCCTTCAAACCTGATCTCCTTCCACTTTGGACCACCAACTTCGCTGCTCCCTTAATACTTGAAGTAAGTCTTTGTTTGTTTATTCAATtccttatttatatttaatttatagaATGCTTATACGGATGAGTCCAATATATATTTAATTCACATAAAATCTTTTTTGCTATCTTTTAATAGAGCTAATTAATTTATTCGAAAGAGTATTTGTAGTTATCTCATCCTTTATGAtctaatcattttatctttaagtttaattatatattttctccttttaagtTCTACTACTTAACTCtcttacactgatttattttattatttttcttttcttttttttattatatatatctaatactaaaactctatgttgtgtggttagacttttaCCTGTAATAACTTTATAggccttgcatgataaacgatctaccatcatagttaaaaaaaaatcgaCTTGACTTCTATTTTATCCACTtttaaaagttattaagtgtttttatcttttcttaaagcaagtatacattatactaaaattatatgacatagcgaaatctaagatcatctcccaTGCTTATTTTTGTCTTCACattcatatcctctatgtattctCTCACAATTTTTATTATACCTTACAACATGTCTATTCAGATCTCATCCTATAAGTATTTTCTCAGTCCTTGATATGTCTTATATAATACTAtccacatcttttcaaaattgtctcttaagattttttgttaGGCCGACTTGAGAAGTATAaatactaatgatatttattatctcttatcCTAATactatcttaatttttataattctatcattTACTCTATTTATATCAACAATgctatattttaagtttttatctataataattcttactccattcttatgtttttttttttttttttgttccagtgtaccaaaatttaaatccttatttattaatttctctaactttctcccctcacccacttagtttcttgaaaacaaattatattaattattcttctgatcattgtatccacaatttccatactttttctCGTAAGTATTCATATATTTTAAGTTACTAATTTAAtcctaattttttgaatcaaTATCTTTACTTGCCcacatccagaatgatgcaggaactcTTACATATTTGATACCGTACCCGAATGCCGATATGATGCGTCGCTTCGGGGTGACAACCTAGCCTTACCTTCGCTAAGAGCGAAAAGAAAAATAACTCTAAATtaattctaaaattttatttattagaatgatttttaaaaaataataataactaaagtTCAAAGCAAGTATAAACGTGGGGTTGGGTTGTGAGTTGCACGTGAAAAGTATAGCGCGTGAATCGTGCGCGAGAAGGAAATACATCAGCAGTGGAGAAGCAACTGCAACTGAAGAGAAATAGCGTCGAAGTGTCAATTCTATTATTCCAATaccaatttttcttaattttttattttcccaCGCGCAAACGTTTCCTTATTTTCTTCTTCGTCTATATAAATCCCTCGCCTACAACAGCCCCTGTGTTCCCGACAAACGCTTGATTCTCTCGCGATTTCCCTCTCTTTCTCGTTCTCCAAACGCCCCGCAACAGAATCGCCGCTATAACCGGAAGACGAATCAACAGATGCAGGAAGAAGGCCCAGTACTAGCTCTCTGCCCAAGCTTCAACAACtactcttcccacaagatggcgGAGGTCGCCGCCAAAGTTCCCGAAGAGCTCAACTTAGATTCCAAACTGGCCGAAGAAGACGATGAAAAGCTTGACGTCGATGAAGACTTCGAGTTTTCTCTAGTTCGTTGCGGTTCTGATGCTGGCTCCGATGCCGCCTTTACTGTATCTGCCGAGGACATGTTCTACGGCGGTCAGATTCGTCCCATTTTCCCTGTTTTTAATCGCGATTTGCTATTGGACGAAGGTCGAGGACTCGAATCTCCGACCTGCGAGGTCCCGTCGATTCGAATTCCTCTGAAGAAACTGTTCTTCGAGGATCAGGATCCTCCGTCTTCGTCGTCGTCGGAGGCGGACGCGCTGGAAAGAGTTCCGCCGGGGATGTACTGCGTCTGGACGCCGAAAGCGGCGGAGGGGTCTCCTGGGAGGTGTAAGAAGAGCAAGTCCACTGGATCGTCCGGGAGGAGGTGGAGATTGCGCGATTTGCTTGGCCGGAGCAATAGCGATGGGAAACATTCCTTCGTGTTCTTAACTCCGACTCCTACTTCCGCCGGCGgcaaaaataaagagaaaagtgAGAAGACGGAGAAAGCTGCGAATTTAAAACAACGCCGCAGCTCAGGCGAGTTCTTGGCCGGAAAAGCTAAAGCGAAGATGCCGAACGGACATCGTAATGAGAAGTTGATATCAGCTCACGAAATTTTCTACGTGAAGAATCGAGCGTTGAAGGAAGGAGAGAAGAGGCGGTCGTATCTGCCGTACAAGCAGGATCTGATTGGGTTCTTCGCCAAGGTCAACGGATTCAGCAGGAACTCTCCGGCCTATCCTCCATGCTGACATGCCTAAGGTCTCAATCTCTCTCCAGGATTTTGCAGACAAAACAAttcttaatataaaatttatCAATGTAAATTAATTAACAGGCGATGCAATCGCAATTCGCAGATCCAGCGAATTTTCCTAATTCGAGTGTGCCTTAAATTAGAGTGAATTTGAGTTTGCCTTAtagtttccctttttttttttttagtgaggAGGGATGATTGTAAATTTTGGTTCtgcaaataaataatataatttaatttaattgttcTCAATCAATTAGATATTAACTTTATTGTTCctaagttaaaaaaaattatttatggtTCCCTTATTTAGATTTGTGTGAActtcaagaaatttaatataattttatattatattatttaacttCACACCTTAAATTCATCTAGTATATTAACTTTATtattaatttgattattttgttgGATTCTCTCGTatgatttagaaaaaaaataattgtgATTTTTAAAAAGAATAATTTAAGTTAGTTTGTCAGTGGATTTAGGAGCCCTTTAATTAGTTGGGAAAGAGAGGGGTTTATGCATAATGTATAATTCAGCCAAGTAAGATTGAGatatatgcatatatgcatgTGATGAAGAGAAAAACCTTGAGTACCCCTATGGTGTGGTTTATATGGTAGTGCAGGCTGCGgaagtgcctttcacgaggtcaggtattcaaattctcttgagtttgtttccgcccctggactcctgaatttaccttcCTTTtgaagttgtggggtcaactttaaGGGGCGCATGATTAGTCACGTGAActgtaaaacggacacgtggatactcggtgcgtaatccaaaaaaaagagaaaaacctTGAGCAATgcgttaaagaaagaaagaataccAAATTGAAGATTTGATTACTATAGGTTTAGTTTCGTGTATAATGCATAATCTACTCTTGAGGGAGCTACTACATACCTGAAGGTTTGCATTGTTTATCTCCTTGAATCtcaatcattttaattatttttaaaattttcaaaataattctcaaattatttaatttatttttctaaacttAGACTAGAAGCAAGCAACTTGAGTGTGCAATCTCCAAAAAGCAACTACGACCCAATTGGGCTTAACCCACTTGGCTAGTCCTTATACCAGAACTCACCTACCCATCTAATCAACCAAAGGCCCAAAACCCCAACCCGTACGCCTAATCCCTAACCCAACTTGAGTTAAACCTTAGGTTAAATTAACCGAAGTCCCAAATCTATTTGTCTCCCAATAAAATGACTAGGAAAATTCCAAGgagcaaatgaaaaaaaaaaagaaaagacaaTAAATAGAAACAAAAAGTAAAGAAGGGAAGGGGGTTACCGTCATGGGATCTGGATCTAGGGAGGTGGAGGCAGAGAAGCTTCAACATCCGAAGGTGATGAGTTGAAATAGGGGAAGGgtccaaacctttttttttttttttggtttaaggGCTGCTCGCCCTATCGAACCTACCTCTTGCTATTCTTACTTCTTTTTTGACTTGGTCGTGGTGTCTTGAATCTAACTCCTcctatgatgcacttaatgtcctattTTTTTCACACACTGTCGGTTCCAAGCTCGgtttaaggaggagggttgcgttaggtagttgaCAGACAACATAAAATTTTTCAGATCACTATAATATGAATCCTTACTGAATATTTCTAGGGCGTCCCCTACAAGCGACGTGTTGAACTTGAACCACCCAagtgtagcaaaaagtgggcgagagtgggctaggtcgtcgccccgaagcgacgcgccgtgtcgacgcctgggtacggtgtcaaatatgcgagggttcctacatcattctggacgtgggcaggtaaaacGTTACTTCTgaaaattaggattagattaacaacttggaatatagggacacttacgggtaaaaacatgaaaattgtggatacaatgattagaagaagaattaatataatttgccttcaataaactaagtgggtgggggagaaagttaaaGAAATCGATATattaagatttaaactttggtacactggaaaagaaacacataagaatggagtaggcattattatagacaaaaacttaaaagatagcattgtggatgtaactagagtaagggataggtttataaaaatcaagatggtattaggacaagagataataaataccattagtgcttatgctcctcaagttggcttagcaaaaaatcttaagagacaattttgggaagatatggatagtattatacaagacataccagggactgagaaaatatttataggaggagatttgaatggacatgttggaagagataataaaaattatgagagaatacatagaggatatggatatggagacaaaaatgagtctagggagatgatcttagactttactatgttatatgattttagtataatgaatacttactttaagaaaagagaagaacacttaataacctttaaaagtggacaaaatagaagtcaaatagatttttttttttaaactaggaGGGTACATCATTTATTATgaaaggattgtaaagttattctaggtgaaaacctaaccacacaacatagagtcttagtgttaaatatatgcattaaaaaatggaagaaagaggataaaataaaccagtataGGAGAACTAGCTGGtggaacctaaaatgagaaaatataataaaatttaaagataaaatgatcaaagatggagattggaccttagaggatgggatagatacaattGGAATAGATtcgctagctctattaaaaagatagcaaaagagattttaggcaaatcaaggggaagattctcgaatattaaagaaagttggtagtgggataaagatgtacaaaaaatcataaagacaaaaagaatttggtataaaacgtggcaaaaatgtagaaacagagataactttgaaaaatataaggaggcaagaaaagatgcaaagcgggccgttagtgaagctaaatatagatcatttaatagtttgtatgatggattaggtacaaaagaaggggaaagagatatatttaaacttgctaaagctagagaaaggaagagcaaggactttggaaatataaaatgtagaaaaagtgaggatgatattgtcttggttaaggacgaagatattaaaaaAAGATGGTGAAggtactttagtaagttgtttaacgaaaaccatatagaagacttaaacttagaattgtcaaatgaggaaaaaactaaaaatataagatttatttgcaaaattagagttaatgaagttaagtttgcactaaaaaaatgaaaaatgggaaaactatgggaccagataacatcccaataaaagtttggaaatgcttgggtgataacggaattaaatggttaactaatttatttaatacaattgtaaaaactaagaaaatgctagatgaatggaagaaaagcactttaatacttatatacaaaaataaaggatatattcaaaattgtaataactatcgcggaattaaacttatgaatcatacgatgaaattatgggaaagagtagttgaacaaagattaacgttagaaatgaagatcttagaaaatcaatttggttttaagcttgagagatctaccacagaagctatttatcttttaagaagattaatggaaaagtttagggaaaagaagagggacttgcatatgatatttattgaccttgagaaagcatatgatagaatacctaggaaagttctatggtgggttttagaaaaaaagggtatatgttgtaggtatactgatgtcattaaggatatgtacgatggagtaatgactagtgtaaggactatagatggagaaactagagaatttccaattaccataggtgtacatcaaggatctgctttgagtctttatctttttgctttagtgatggactaattgactaaaagtattcaaagggaggttccatggtgtgtgttgtttgtagatgatattgtattaattgacaaagctagggatgaagtagaggctgagttagaattatggagagaagctttggaatctagaggctttaggataagtagaaaaaaaacagaatatatgaaatgtaattttagtaatgataggaggaatattagagacaaaaaagttaaacttgatgatgaagaaataaatagcacttgtatatttcgataccttggatctattatgcaagctgaaggagaaattgaagatgatgtaatgcatagagttaaagtaggttgggtaaaatggagaagtgcttcaagtgtgctatgtgatcatagaatacccttaaaattggaagggaagttttataggacagctataagaccagctatgctatatggatcagaatgttgggtgacgaagaaatataatatccaaaaagtaaaagttaccgagatgagaatgcttagatggatgagtggtataacattgaaagataatttaaggaatgaacatattcgtggtaagttaggtgtagctcctataaaagataagatcagggagggacgacttagatggtatgaacacttgcaatgtaggccttatagtgcacctgtgaggaagagtgacttagttactgtgggaggccgtagaaggggtaggggtagacctaaaataacttaggaggagatagtgagtaaggatttaatatccttgaatctatcaaaagaaatggtcaatgatcacataaattggcggaaaaggattcatatagctaaccccacttagtgggactaaggtttggttttgttgttattgttattgttgtagtgGTGTCTTGAATCTGCTGACAGTGAGGGTTgtagtgtagagacccgaaaaatttatatatataaaaaaggaaaaaattggtttggtgtaggaccaaactgttgacggtttggtgAGTTTAggaaaaaccgtcgatgattttgaaTTACCGAGAGCTGTTAAAGTATAAACGCGATAAAAACgttgaaaccgtcaacgattttgtcTGGTACAGTGGCCTATAAATAGggctttatttcattttttaggaAATATTCTCTCTCCTTCCTAGGGCTatgaatcctctctctctctctctctctctctctctctctctctctctctctctctctcttcttaattTCTCTTCATTTCTAGGCCAGATTGAAAAAAAAACGCCACTTCAGGATCCTAGCTATGATCCTAAGCATTTTAACCAAAGCGAATTCGTCGTTTGggcatcctaggcaccactccagggataaggtaaggggaatatattatgtcagttaattttggaaaatttaaccgattaaaatgAAGTATGTGAATATAGGAATATTATGTAAGATTTTCTGAAtattcaggcatatggaaatggtgattttgaattattatatgtatgttttgcgGAAAACTTAAGTGAATAGGGTAATCATCTCACTTTTCTTATTGAACATGTATTTTTAGTTatataaaattatggagatgatcatacccttgtttttagcaaaaatatgtttttcctgggTAGTtaattataatatgaataatgactcaaattgtgtggcatggataATAATTATGATACAACAATTTTATACTAAGATATGATATGtcagttatgatatgacggttttataccgattataatatgatagttttattttgagacACGATATGACATTTATGATATGtcagttatgatatgacggttttataccgattataatatgatagttttattttgagacACGATATGACATTTATGATATGACGATTTATACtgattatgatatgacagttttatattGAGATATGAAATGATGGTTATGATAGAATTTCTACGAACTTGTGAATATGACATGTTTTATACTAAATTgtgaaatgagatcatgttactgttTTATGTTGTAAATggtattatatggtataagaaccctgatggaccaattatgttaagagcacggtaccgttgctagtataatgtgtcagtgcagccacactattttAAGAGTGTAGGTGGTTGGATAATCGATTGGGCGtgagaagagtagagtaccccCTTGGAGTTTGGTCCAGGCTGGgaaggccaatcgtacttacagacgattatgtttgacttagcctggtggtaggccagcaatgactaagtccagtctttgcacaacccgatcatgtggggttattac
This Malania oleifera isolate guangnan ecotype guangnan chromosome 11, ASM2987363v1, whole genome shotgun sequence DNA region includes the following protein-coding sequences:
- the LOC131168489 gene encoding uncharacterized protein LOC131168489, with protein sequence MQEEGPVLALCPSFNNYSSHKMAEVAAKVPEELNLDSKLAEEDDEKLDVDEDFEFSLVRCGSDAGSDAAFTVSAEDMFYGGQIRPIFPVFNRDLLLDEGRGLESPTCEVPSIRIPLKKLFFEDQDPPSSSSSEADALERVPPGMYCVWTPKAAEGSPGRCKKSKSTGSSGRRWRLRDLLGRSNSDGKHSFVFLTPTPTSAGGKNKEKSEKTEKAANLKQRRSSGEFLAGKAKAKMPNGHRNEKLISAHEIFYVKNRALKEGEKRRSYLPYKQDLIGFFAKVNGFSRNSPAYPPC